AGTTGAAACAAACCGAGGCCATGATTTGGGCAGAGTGATCCTGAAGGGGGCGGCCGCTCCCAATACAGGCGTTCCAGGAGCGATTGGCGGTTATACGCAGGAACGGGTACTACGCGCGCCCGCGGCGGGACTGTTTCGCTGCGTACGGGCGATTGGCGATACGGTGTGTGTAGGGGAAGCGGTAGCCTATGCGGGGGAAGAGCCGGTTTGTACTCAAATTGCCGGAGTGCTGCGCGGCTTGCTGCATGAGGGACTGCAGGTTGACGCAGGCATGAAGGTAGCGGATGTCGACCCGCGCTGTCGGAGGGAGCATTGTTTTAGCATTTCCGACAAAGCCCGCGCTGTGGGCGGCGGTGTAGTGGAAGCGTTGTTATATTTGGGGAAAAACGATGGGTTGTTATGAAATTTTGGCCCGAGCGGCGCAAAATGGCGAAGTGATTGATGTGTTAACGTTAGTGGCTTGTCCGGAAGATGCGGCTGTGGGGCAAATGCTGCTATTGCATCAAGATGGCCGACAAGACGGAGTTCTTTGGGGCCAAGACTTTACAGAAAAAGCAGTAGCGTATATTCGAGAACAAAGCTGGCAGGGGCCGAAATTGTTGCGTCTGGAGCATGATGCAGGCGGCTGTGGTCAGATTTTCTGGGACCGTTTGCTGCCGGCTCGCAAGGCGATTATTTTCGGCGCCGGTCACATCAGCCGGGCTTTGGCGCAGATGCTGAGCCTATTAGATTTTGAGCTGATTGTTGTCGATGACCGCCCGGAGTTTGCCACGTCGGCCTGGTTCCCCGCTGGAACGGAAATCATGTGCCAGGATTTTGCCAAGGCAACGATGCAACTGGCGGAGCGTATTGATGCGCAAACCGCTGTAGTTCTGGCTACGCGAGGACACCAGCATGATCTTTTGTGTTTGCAGCTTTTGAAGGGAACGACGCCTGCTTATATGGGCATGCTGGGCAGCCGCCGTCGTGTAGCGGCTCTCTTTCGGCAATTGGCGGACGAAGGCGTCTCAGAGAAGTGGCTGGCGAGGATTCAGGCGCCGATCGGCTTGGACTTGGGAGCGCAAACGCCTGGGGAAATCGCACTTAGCATTGCGGCGGAAATTTTGGGGGTCTTACAAAAGAAAAACGCTCAGCCGCTGCGCTTGGCACAGGAGGTTTGGCATGGACGCAACGCTGCTGAAAAAAATTTGTGAGTTTCAAAAAAGAGGACAAGCGGTCGCTTTGGTGACAATTATCGAAACCAAAGGTTCAACGCCTCGCAAGGCCGGTAGTCAGATGCTGGTGTTGCCCGATGGCGCCGTGCAAGGAACTATTGGCGGCGGCTGTACCGAAGCTGAGGCGAAACAGCAGGCGCTTTTGGCGTTGCAGACCGGGAAATCGCATGTATATACGATAGAGATGCTGAATGCCGTGGCGGCTGATGAAGGCATGGTGTGCGGCGGGACGATGAGTTTGTTTGTGCAGGCGCTTTGAGGTTTAATCCGAGAAACAAGGCGTAGCGACGCTTATAGAGCGAGAATAATCTTCCCATAAAGAGAAGGGCTGTGTTGAAACTTAGTTTCGGCACAGTCCCTTCTTTTTTTCATAGTTACGTCTCTCACGAGGACCACGCAGCGGTTTTTCTTAGTGGGAAGGAATTACGGCGGTTGGCGCAGAAAAGAATAAATTCGTGTACAACTATTGGACAAGGTTGGAAGGAGACTTCTTGTTATATGAAAATGGTAATTCTAGCTGGTGGCGGCGGGACTCGGCTGTTTCCGTTATCCCGCAAAACCATGCCCAAACAATTTTTATCGTTGGGCACGGACCAATCCTTGCTGTGCCAAGCTGTCGGAAGGCTAAAGGGGATTGTTAAGCAGGAAGACATTTTGGTAGTGACCAATCAAGAACAACTGCATCATGTTAAAACGGAATTGGCCATCTGCGGCGCGCCTAAGGCTCACATTGTGACTGAACCAGTGCCTCGCAATACCGCGCCGGCAATCGCGCTGGCGATGGCCTATTGCCGGGAAGAGTTGAACGCCGGAGACGATGAAGTGTTGCTTGTTTGTCCTGCGGATCATATTATTCGCCCGCCGGAGTCGTTTCAGCAGGCGGCGAAGGAGGGTGTGAAGGCGGCCAAACTGGGTCACCTGGTAACCTTTGGCGTTCGACCGGCCAAGGCGGAAACCGGCTATGGCTATATTCAGGCGGGTACGCCTTGCGACGGCGGTTTTCGTGTAGAATCCTTCAAAGAAAAACCGGATGAAAAAACGGCGCAGGAGTATCTGGAAGCAGGAAATTACTATTGGAACTCCGGCATGTTTGCCTTTTCGATGGGTACGATGCGGCAAGAGCTTGCAGCGCATCAGCCGGATATTGCCGAGCTTTTAGCGCTTGATCTTGAGTCGCTGCGTGAACGCTTTGCAGAGATGCCGGATATCTCTATTGACTATGCCGTAGCGGAGAAATCAACGCAGGTGCTGACCATTCCGTTTGGCGGCTATTGGAATGATATTGGCTCCTGGGATGCGATTTACGATGTGCTTCCGAAAGACGGCGACGGCAACGCCATAGCCGGAGACTGTATGGCGCTGGATTGTAAAAATTCGCTGCTTTTAGGACGCAGCCGTCTGATTGCCGGGATTGGCCTGGAGGACGTGTTGGTCGTGGAAACCGACGATGTGATTTTGGTGGCAGGCAAGGGCGAGTCGCAAAAGGTAAAAGACTTAGTGGCGGAGCTGAAAAGCTTGGGCCGCAAGGAAGCGGAGGAACATACCACAGTGTATCGTCCTTGGGGGAGCTATAGCGTGCTGGGGGAAGGTCCTGGATATAAAATGAAGCGCATTGTAGTCAATCCCGGCGGCTGCCTGAGTTTGCAAATGCATTACCATCGCAGCGAGCATTGGATTGTTACAGGAGGAACCGCCAAGGTTACTGTGGGCGATGAGGTACGCATGGTGCATGAAAATGAAAGTATTTTTGTGCCTCAAAGCACCAAACATCGTTTGGAGAATCCCGGGAGGATCCCGCTGGCAATTATTGAAGTACAGAACGGCAGTTACTTGGGCGAGGATGACATCGTCCGTTTCGAAGACGTTTACGGCAGAGCCTGAATAAGGCTAACTATAAAAAAGGAGGATTAGGCATGAATTTGACTAAGGCAGCCTTTAAAGCGTATGACATCCGGGGACGGGTGCCGGAGGAATTGAATGAGGAGCTGGCATACCGTGTCGGCCGAGTTTTTGCACAAATGTATGCGGCGGAAAAAGTGGTAGTAGGGCGCGATGTGCGCCTGTCCAGTGAAAAACTCACTATAGCGCTTAGTGAGGGGCTCAGCGACGGCGGCTGCGAAGTTATGAATATTGGCTTATGCGGTACGGAAATGGTTTATTTTGCGACATCCCATCTAAAAGCGGACGGCGGCATCATGGTAACCGCCAGTCATAATCCGATGGACTATAATGGTTTGAAACTGGTGCGCAAAGAGTCGCGTCCCATTTCCGGCGATACAGGGCTTAAAGAGATTGCCCAGCGTGCGGTGGAAGAAGAATGGAAGCATGAAGTGGAGCCGGGGAAAAGTAAAGGCTTTATTATGCCCAGGCTGATTATGGAGTCCTATATTAGGCACCTTCTGACTTATATCAACCGCATGAAGCTGAAACCGCTCAAAGTGGTGGTGAATGCAGGCAACGGCTGTGCCGGACCGATTTTGGACGCGCTGGAGACGTGGCTGCCTCTGCAGTTCATCAAGGTAAATCATCGTCCGGACGGCAATTTTCCTAATGGTATCCCCAATCCTCTGTTGATAGAAAATCGCGAGGCCACGGCGGCGGTAGTGCGGGAGCATAAGGCGGATTTGGGCGTGGCCTGGGACGGCGATTTTGACCGCTGCTTTTTGTTCGACGAAACAGGCGCGTTTATTGAAGGCTACTATATGGTGGGATTTTTGGCGGAAGCCTTTTTGCGCAAGAATCCGGGGGCTAAGATCATTCATGATCCCCGCTTGACCTGGAACACGGTGGAAATGACGGAAGCGCTGGGCGGCGTGCCGGTGCTCTCGAAGAGCGGCCATGCCTTTATCAAAGAGCGCATGCGCGCCGAAGA
This sequence is a window from Anaeromusa acidaminophila DSM 3853. Protein-coding genes within it:
- the yqeB gene encoding selenium-dependent molybdenum cofactor biosynthesis protein YqeB, producing MGNLVLVKGGGDLASGITHRLFRCGFSVVISELPQPTVIRHTVAFAEAVYQGRCKVEGVEAVLSSAAEAAAAIERGIIPVVVDAEGTLWRDLRPWALVDATLAKRNTGTYREQAELVVGVGPGFTAQQDVHVVVETNRGHDLGRVILKGAAAPNTGVPGAIGGYTQERVLRAPAAGLFRCVRAIGDTVCVGEAVAYAGEEPVCTQIAGVLRGLLHEGLQVDAGMKVADVDPRCRREHCFSISDKARAVGGGVVEALLYLGKNDGLL
- a CDS encoding XdhC family protein — its product is MGCYEILARAAQNGEVIDVLTLVACPEDAAVGQMLLLHQDGRQDGVLWGQDFTEKAVAYIREQSWQGPKLLRLEHDAGGCGQIFWDRLLPARKAIIFGAGHISRALAQMLSLLDFELIVVDDRPEFATSAWFPAGTEIMCQDFAKATMQLAERIDAQTAVVLATRGHQHDLLCLQLLKGTTPAYMGMLGSRRRVAALFRQLADEGVSEKWLARIQAPIGLDLGAQTPGEIALSIAAEILGVLQKKNAQPLRLAQEVWHGRNAAEKNL
- a CDS encoding XdhC family protein translates to MDATLLKKICEFQKRGQAVALVTIIETKGSTPRKAGSQMLVLPDGAVQGTIGGGCTEAEAKQQALLALQTGKSHVYTIEMLNAVAADEGMVCGGTMSLFVQAL
- a CDS encoding mannose-1-phosphate guanylyltransferase/mannose-6-phosphate isomerase, yielding MKMVILAGGGGTRLFPLSRKTMPKQFLSLGTDQSLLCQAVGRLKGIVKQEDILVVTNQEQLHHVKTELAICGAPKAHIVTEPVPRNTAPAIALAMAYCREELNAGDDEVLLVCPADHIIRPPESFQQAAKEGVKAAKLGHLVTFGVRPAKAETGYGYIQAGTPCDGGFRVESFKEKPDEKTAQEYLEAGNYYWNSGMFAFSMGTMRQELAAHQPDIAELLALDLESLRERFAEMPDISIDYAVAEKSTQVLTIPFGGYWNDIGSWDAIYDVLPKDGDGNAIAGDCMALDCKNSLLLGRSRLIAGIGLEDVLVVETDDVILVAGKGESQKVKDLVAELKSLGRKEAEEHTTVYRPWGSYSVLGEGPGYKMKRIVVNPGGCLSLQMHYHRSEHWIVTGGTAKVTVGDEVRMVHENESIFVPQSTKHRLENPGRIPLAIIEVQNGSYLGEDDIVRFEDVYGRA
- a CDS encoding phosphomannomutase/phosphoglucomutase, with the protein product MNLTKAAFKAYDIRGRVPEELNEELAYRVGRVFAQMYAAEKVVVGRDVRLSSEKLTIALSEGLSDGGCEVMNIGLCGTEMVYFATSHLKADGGIMVTASHNPMDYNGLKLVRKESRPISGDTGLKEIAQRAVEEEWKHEVEPGKSKGFIMPRLIMESYIRHLLTYINRMKLKPLKVVVNAGNGCAGPILDALETWLPLQFIKVNHRPDGNFPNGIPNPLLIENREATAAVVREHKADLGVAWDGDFDRCFLFDETGAFIEGYYMVGFLAEAFLRKNPGAKIIHDPRLTWNTVEMTEALGGVPVLSKSGHAFIKERMRAEDAVYGGEMSAHHYFRDFAYCDSGMIPWLLVVESMCLTGKPLSALVAERVAKFPCSGEINRRVADGKEVISRIESNYAVGEAQVDYTDGISIEYAKWRFNVRMSNTEPVLRLNVETRGDATLLEAKTQELLALIGGEPA